From the Cololabis saira isolate AMF1-May2022 chromosome 24, fColSai1.1, whole genome shotgun sequence genome, the window ttcctttcctttttaatccatccatattttgacttttttctcaaaatttcaacttttttctcaaaatttggacttttttctcaacattttgacttttttctcttcatttttacttttttctcaacatttcaacttttttctcgacatttggacttttttctcaatatttcaacttttttctcaacattttgacttttttctcgacatttcgacttttgtctcaagattctacttcaacattaatcttgacatttcgacttttttctcgaaatttcaacttttttctcaacattccgacttttttctcaaagtgcataatgaaaaaataaatcttcccccagttctaactaatatagaaacatgcagcatgtgttgtcttcattctaaggcttatacaagactttacattttttgcggctccagacatatttgtttttagtgtttttggtccaatatggctctttcaacattttgggatgCCGACCCCTGCACGTGAACATGAAAGGATGGTGTGGGGTAATTGGGAcagaattaacaaaataaaacaacaaaaagtcaGCGGTGACCCTTTCTGATCACCGATCAATACAGACCATTAGATTAGGTGTAGAGATGGGGACGATCAATATGTGACAAATGTAGCTAATTAAGGTTAACTTCAGGCTTCAGACAGGATGTGCAGAACTAACTCCAGATTAAAGTTTACAGATGAGAGAATTTCAAAGTAAAGGTGAATAACGTTTTTAGGAGATCTTCATAAAGGACTGCATTTTCCGACTTTTTATCACAGATACTTTTAATGCAGCTTAACAACTTCATTGTCAGCTAACAGTTGCATGTATTAGTTCATAACCCATTACCTagtagtcagtactggagttgaggggggatgagggggaatggcatcccccctgaaataaaaacggtcaaaatcatcccccctgtaaaactgccatcccccctttccatcccttatgtcatttcatcaatgaatgtggttttactgctatttcaacatttcaagtCATCACcggaaaaataacaccagaaaaatgtgacaattttcacctgtttcaggtaattttcacttgaaataagtaggaaaatctgccagtgggacaagatttatcttcttattacaagcaaaagaaccttgttgcactggcagatttttctacttatttcaagtgaaaatctacttgaaacaggtgaaaattgtttatttttccagtgatgagtcttgttttaagtgtaatgagattttttttactaaaattagacattttaggCATTataggcatattgataagttcagaaaacttttttattgttgtgttttgatgtatttgatgtaaacccagtggatatttaaagcttacagaaggctgcatttaactgctgctatgtcattcctgcagtatttctgcaggtgtttaggtcactgctattatttgtaatatattatattatttgtaatcagcacaaattatctgtccccatgtgataaaatccaccatcccccctgatttatttttacaactcgagtactgctagTAGTGTTAGTTAAGCTGTGCACTGATCATTATGGGTCGACAGGTGTGCTTGGTGCAGCTGTACCTCTCCCTCGCGGGTCTCCACAGTCTTGATAACGACGGTTTTCTTTGAATGCAGCTCGGAGGAGCGGTGGTGGTGTTCAGGGTTGCTTTCTGAGGACAGAGAAAGTCGGGATTACCCTTCACCCGCCTCGCTGCTCGTGCAACAGAAATGGGAAGTGCTTCAAAGGTACATTGTGGGTTAAAAAGAGGTATCACAAGGACTCTGTCTTTTTGGGGTGAAGTGAGACCTctggtggtgcgttcagggaacAGCGTGTGAGTTTGTACCTCGGAAACTCAGGGTGGAACAAGTCTGCAAAGGCAGTGCAATCCTGCCGAGACACACAAGTCAGAGGTATTCAGGTTGGATGATGGAAATAAAAAGCTTCTTCTAactcaggggtctgcaacccaaaatgttgaaacagccatattggaccaaaaacacaaaaacaaatgtgtctggagccgcaaaaaatgaaaagtcttgtatgtacaagccttaaaatgaaggcaacacatgctacaTGTacctatattagttataactgggggaagttttttttttcattatgcacttcgagaaaaaagtcaaaatgttgagaaaaaagtcgaaatttgtcaagaaaaaagtcgaaatgtcgagattaatgttgaagtacaatctcgagaaaaaagtcgaaatgtcgagaaaaaagtcgaaatgtcgagaaaaaagtaaaaatttcgagaaaaaagtcgaaatgttgagaaaaaagtcgaaatgtcgagaaaaaagtaaaaatttcgagaaaaaagtcgaaatggcgagaaaaaagtcgaaatgtcgagaaaaaagtaaaaatttcgagaaaaaagtaaaaatttcgagaaaaaagtcgaaatctcgagaaaaaagtcgaaatgttgagatcaaaaagtaaaggaagaaaaaagaggaaaaaagttaaaaaaaagaagaaaaaagaaaaaaaggaaacaaagaaaaaaaaaaaaagaagaaaaaaaaaggtcaaacatttttgaaaaagatcCAAGATCCACTAGGGCGGcgttaaagagccgcatgcggctctagagctgcgggttgccgacccctggtctaactagttctggttctgacatCACCTGCTCTCCTCCCCTTCCAGCAGCTTCCTGTAGGTGGCGATCTCCACGTCCAGCGCCATCTTGACATTGAGCAGGTCCTGGTACTCGCGGAGGTGGCGCGCCATCTCGTCCTTCATGTTTGCGATGTCCGCCTCCAGCCGGGCGATGGTGTCCTGGAAGCCGGTGGCCTCGCGTCCGTGCCGGTCCTCCATGTCCCGCATCTGCCTCATCAGGGACTCGTTCTGGGGTGGACGGGGAGCCGGGCGTGTTAGGAGGCCGGAGGGGACAGTAGAGGGTGTTTGCGTGTGTCGGCGGGACGTACGGTGCCTTTGAGAGAGTCGATCTCGCAGGTGTAGGCCTGGATCTGGTGCCTGAACTCCATGGTCTCCTGGCGGGCCTGATTCAGGGCCTCGTTGTTCTTACTCACCGCCTGGTTCAGGTCCAACACCTGCAAGGACAAAGCTTGTGCACTTTAAGACATATTTACCTTCATAATAACCGTCCGTCACAGCCAACGGTCTCAGACGGATCAGTGGTTCTGCATTCctgtattggcccgaatataagacgaccctgattataagacaaccccctctttttcaagactcaagtttgaaaaaagactttttgaacaccacattacatttttatacagaaaataattacagtaaatctgaaacaaatgattataacaaaatatttgagagaaaaagcatgttattttgcctaattcaaatcatcatctttaagtttgcatcataacttccttAACCTGttgatcttccacccacttttctccagattgtcgctacgtttctccattttctgttatctcttctcttattttcttctcttttctttcttaccgctattttttatttttcttcttcgtgctactgctatttttatttttcttcttcgtgacaggggttcgctttggcctggggagttcaGTTCAGCATTccctttaaagatatctggcgccatctagcgttgtgaatgagtataacgtctagaccccgaatgtaagacgacgcccactttttcagtcttatttcaatgcagaaaacaccgtcttatattcgggccaatacggtagttTGATTTATTCTGAATCTTTTGGATTGTTGTTCTTTGCtgttgttgaggaatttatcaaaccagttcagaagtccgctttgtggtttttatgaggttttattgagccggcggtgagcacgtctacacagaccagaggtctggtagaaatgctgacctcgagtgacgttgtaatcagatttttatacaagaagtttcaggaatacacaaatcaggcgagagacaaaaagtaatttacagtcggatgtgaatcgggccaaatgtcattatcagacatttggcatgactgacacagacctccaaatcaccccatggggtgctctcttgattcctgtctgtttgaaccaacttccaggtgtcgggatctgcccggggggtaggaagttgagtagcaagttggagcttcctcaaaaggtcttgagtccagttcaaagccctgcaggaggtaggactggggcgacctccccctgcagggggccaagctgtcaaaattcttcatcaattcacaattttttttttattttttttgttgaattacagtggagtagtgatacatattttgcaagtgaaccttaaacatgtgatcagaagtcaaataacaacaagccaacaaaacaaattcaaatatcaagtaaccaacgtgtcctaactgttcattaaagcaatcaaaaaactagttgcgacagttgtatgtaacgttttagcaatgtctttcaagtgatgcgttatttcttggactgtggcattgcgggtataaatgtacaacattcagttttaatgacagcacaagttccccttgagaagctagtaagtagtccaatgcagcacgattccgcaaggccatcatccctagagcagccatctcccgtgagagcatcggcatgccccctgttgcggtccttgccgaatccttaatggaatcgggcagtggtttttggcttgttttaggcttaacaagcggttcttcagaaggagagtatgtggagtcacatctcgatgctacaccataattgtctcgcttgtgggggtctgcggggcctgtgctgctcctccgctcctccgctcctccaccagtcgtggaggtcctgggtgttggagctgggccCGCGTTGCCCGCGTTGCTCCCCTCAATGGCTCCGACGGGGTaccacagaaagaagaaggaatcggccgGTCTCCGGTGCAAGGTCGAGGAGCTGTGCTCCCGCAGTGGGACGCGTGGAACCAGGCCAGCGCCCCCCACCCTTGAGTGTCGGTGGTGCAGGACGTGCTGAGCCCTGGACCACCGAGGCCCTCTCCGACACAAACCCAGTCTCCGGGTtgtggcatggtttgccaccaggaggagactggacagcttttacttgtctgtggattgactgaacaacagaagtttagagtacaacagaatgatatcatggattcatccatggcatggaagtccatcttcttcatatatacagaactgaattgcttggtatggtcataggtctacccataatcctttcatgaggcgtgagttttgtgcttcctaatgggtgttaacaggtgtcaacattgtccatttaagtccagtttaaaattctctgcacatacaaaaacattttcatacatgaacattttcatacaagaataatttcatatccctcacataatgtctatttgcagagcttcaaaaaagtcacggtggggggaagtgttgataatgtttgcaatatttttataggatgcaaatcttggagcttatcagtctttcaacactatctgacacattcccccttttgctcatctgtgattgctaaCTGTGATCAGCTATGCGACATGCATGCTATTTACgcgtacaaggatgtgggtttcacaacgcggccgtcgttgctgacccacaaattatttacatttttacaaccatgggaatgctacaatccgttttttcttcacctcagtagtcttcttgtaggagagctacatcattaggagaaaccaggtcgttagcgggtatagaagggcaaagttttacatagacaggtaagccaaatttggcagtttcttttgctgcatggtcagctgaagcattgcctagtgaaaacagggttggactgggtgtgggcttcacatttaacaaagcaatagatgaaggtagttgacaggcttgtaacagttcaccaatcaattaaccacatttatctccgaggatgagataaatactcggttcgcccacaatatataaaatctataaaatacaatatacacaaccaaaagcatatctggaatctgtatagattgtaacagttttaccttttgatcagtatatagtttcatctacttgggtggagctggaggaggagggcgctttcaacaattaagaattatcacaaattgtataacctgcgtatggtattccatttttataagcagagccgtcagtgaggaaaacaggaaaggtcaggacgagtgttaaagacagaggtgtcaaaagtattcacattcattactcaggtagaagtatagatattagagttcaaaaatactcctgtagaagttgaagtatcaactcaaaatgtatttatttattttttattttttttctcaagtaaaagtataatgtactggtttcaaaagtacttaaagtataaaagtaaaagtaatataagcggggaaaaaccattaaggctaaaagccattgaaaatgaatgcatcttagtataatgcaaatatattaaagaaccatatatgtgcattattgagcattaacatgtgtttcagagaccagacacgtacaaaccaaatatgtttatacttctcatccaaccacaaccaaattcactctatccggatggcacaatttaactggatagtttttttaaaggccgaaatgaaatagagtaaggctgtttttaaaacgtaaggagtaaaaagtaaagataattgcgtgaaaatgtaaggagtaaaagtaaagataattgcgtgaaaatgtaaggagtaaaagtaaaaaccgtctgaaaaataattactccagtgaagcatacacaaccaaaagttctacttaagtaaggtaatgaggtatttgtacttcgttacttgacacctctagttagagattagttatacatgcattcagagacgttatagtaggccacagacagatttccatgcacttacatgatgaagttaccataggcaggataagattatgtaaattaggatgctctgatttggctcaccccaatgggagccgatcattggctgtttcctctgcgcctcctctcagcgctcaacctgtgtaggaaacacttttgaaaaagacattagtattttcatacatttcagattctttttttttttttgcgttatccaggcctaccctttgtggagggcaattagcaaatatatattttgcatgtaccctggagggaatccatcaatctgatctcgtgacagaccacaattctcttttgctgtcaaaatagttttagcataaagttccctgggattatcaattttccctttgaactgttaaggcaataaatactgtgaaaaaaaggtctgagcttgctctggtgtgattttggcaacagctgtgggattaaaagggaattctacaagcatcaagtactttgcgcatcaagtactttacttttcaaatcatgtggcaaagttagtttaaccgctgtttcctctagccattttgtttattaatttaaaatctcttaccattatttggctccaaattttgtaggcaacagatcttggatttttgtaaaatccagtcgtcatcagaagtgtcatcgtcatttgattctttaatcagtttcaccggataaaggttttgattttatcatttaactggttctctaatttctttttcgtctgcgttgtgtttttaaatccttctagccatcagctttttattttgatcagtaagcgaagctatttgagattctgcattacggcgtctaccttcatccctccaaaaatctgagggagtttgaagtgctttttagttattttaacaatatttaatactaactaagtaacaaacaaaactaacaaataaaactatcggtaccgtgattaccatacatgtatttaaagaactgaaaaacttcccaaatactttccaactatcagtctacctgagcatataaatcattcctgttcatgcaaagaagagcgagtcgattcttgcagaaatgaaatatactccatttgggagagcgtgtcatccccacgtctatttctcacaaatatatcagtgttccaacacttacggaccccacgtcctgcatatgcataagaatagtccccctggactatctttttattggtaccagaccaaccatggcgctcttggccatttctctctttaatgttacccgagatattaaacctttttttagaagagcgagtcagattcttaaggcaggagaagcagaacattctcacaacacaatcaaattcaagtgttatgaaattgccagcgttcctaaaaacatctctacaataacgttcccaataacacaaaataataaaaaataaccttcacaaccacacagcggacttacctaaaatctcaggatgacgtcaaccattctccggcactccaattcacagactttcgacaacaactcagcaacaataatttgggatttttaaGTGGATCCCTTACCAATAAAattttagatagagtcgctgattgcgccgttgttctggaacaggagtttccatcgaaggtctattgtcatccgggtcaacggcaccaaattgttgaggaatttatcaaaccagttcagaagtccgctttgtggtttttatgaggttttattgagccggcggtgagcacgtctacacagaccagaggtctggtagaaatgctgacctcgagtgacgttgtaatcagatttttatacaagaagtttcaggaatacacaaatcaggcgagagacaaaaagtaatttacagtcggatgtgaatcgggccaaatgtcattatcagacatttggcatgactgacacagacctccaaatcaccccatggggtgctctcttgattcctgtctgtttgaaccaacttccaggtgtcgggatctgcccggggggtaggaagttgagtagcaagttggagcttcctcaaaaggtcttgagtccagttcaaagccctgcaggaggtaggactggggcgacctccccctgcagggggccaagctgtcaaaattcttcatcacTGTGTTAGGTCTGGGTCCAGAGAGACAAGAGTTTGTGAGCTGCTTTTTTGAGGCTGCAGTCATTCCTGTGATTTAAACATCTATTTAATCTGAATTCATATCCTTTACGTTCTTCACGCGCTAACTTCTGCTGGTCAGAGTTCACTCTCCACAAACTCGCGCATGTCGTCCTGCAGGAGCAGATGTGAgggagtaggcctgtgttgaaaaaatcgattttccgattctaaatcgattctcatattaattcctaaaaatcgattcttatgtctaaagatcgatttttttttgatttttttttccttcttcttccatcattttcgccaggtgaactttaatcccagtagtcggacaaacagtttgtcatgacacttctgaaaaatgccaggtgcttcatggcaatatgtgtgcgtgatgaaagaataaattagataagctaaaatgatatgtttactgcatgaactgttgcaatttctttcttttttgcactttaaatggatattgaaaggcctgtttgagttatttatttcttagtttcttagcaataattattgtgaaattattattttactagtgtactattttacagtcatataattcaggcaacagctcaaaaaacatttgaaataacactaagccaaatcaatatcgaatcggatcgaatcaaatcatgataatcaattctgaatattaagaatcggaatcaaatcgattcttgacatttgaatcgatacccagccctatgaGGGAGCACAGGTTTCCAGTTGGGACAAACATATCCGTATGCTTGTCTCCAAAGGAAAGCGATCTGGTGCCGGTCCTAGAATCGCGTCAACGCTGACGGACAAACACGAAGCGCCACCTCTGTGTGAAGGTGTCAGCATCTGTCTCTGACCTTGGACTTGTACCACTCCTCGGCCTCGGTGATGTTCTTGGCGGCGATCCCCTCGTACTGCGCCCGGATGTCTCGCAGCGCCGCCGTCAGGTCCGGCTTGGACAAGTccatctggatctggacctgactctcctgcatctgggccTGCAGCTCCCGGATCTCCTGCAGGAGGAGAGGTGGTAGGATGGTGAAGCAGGGATTTCTTTACGGGGTCAAATTGCTCCACGGataaaacatttgtatgtatttattcatagtctacggaagagtattagggccactaaaaaaaaataaaaagaattctgagaaaaaagtcagaattctgactttaatctcagaattctgagaaaaaagtcacaattctgagaaaaaagtcaaaaataataataattctgagaaaaaagtcagaattctgacttttttctcagaattctgacttttttctcagaattattattattttttttttagtggcctagaattctgacttttttctcagaattctgagattaaagtcagaattctgacttttttctcagaattctttttatttttttttaagtggccctaatactcttccgtaatagtCATACTGAGACAATGACTTGTAAGCATTTTTAAATGCAAGAGGAAGCAGAGCAACTGAAGACGAGTGTGTTCGGACCTCCGCGTGGATCTTCTTCAGGAAGGcgacctcctcctgcagcgtctCCACGCGTCTCTCCAGGTCCAGACGGGCCAGGGTGGCGGCGTCCACGTCCTGTGAAAGATCCAAGCGTTACAGGTTTTAGATTACAGCTGCCCTCATTAAGTTTGGAGGAGAACCGATTCCAGTCGCTGccaaaaaataatgaataagaTAAAGACCCAGTATTCTGCTGGTGAGGGACATTCACCACCGTGTCACCAAAAAGATCTCCGATTTGCTGCGTATCAACAACACAGACGCTGCACGTCTGAGTCCTAATTTAGGTTCTtacttagtttagtttagtttatttatttatcaatataagacaaatatgaacaaaaaatgaaaaattatgaaataacatgcaaggaaaggaagaagcctggtggcttatatagaattatttccatatatgaataaaaaactaaacaaagctacacaagggagagtaaaaaaaaacccaagaaaatgtaactcagatcaaataatgaacattacaaagatgaaacaataagaaagttatttaaatgttttttgaatattggcaaggatggtgatgatttaagagatttattgagtgaattccacaagtgggggaaagattgatgtttacatgttctacaaaacggtaaattaaaatcatctttgtgccttgtggcataagaatgaatatcggagTTAACGTAacagaaattatgaaaagaagaaggaagatcttgtatataatttttaaatttgaacataaataaacatgttttaaaaatgttaattttattgactgataataatgaatatttaatgaaaaggGGAGCAGATGGTTCATATCTGTTTGCGTGTGATATCATTCtgagaaaccttttttgaattatcaataatttattaagtaattaattaattaattaagatgaGGGGAGATTAAACTATaataaagagttaaatgagaggaaggaagaacaaaAGGACAAACTTTTCTCAAAATACCAAGCATCTTCATAGATTTCATGCATACAGTATCAATATGTTGTTTCCAATTTAAACAATCATCGATAATGAAACAAAAGAATTTGGTATGAGTAACCTGGCAATTTCAGAGCCATTGATTATAATTCTAGGTTTTTCTCTGggaaattttttgtttttgttactaaaaATCATGaagttacatttttaaatattaagaGTAAGCTTGTTCAGTTGAAACCATTTGAAGACTTCAGTAGTAATATCTATTTCTCAACTAATCCTGAATATCTGGACCTTGGGCCTGCAGGCTGCAGGGGTCGTGTGGGTCTGTACATCTGGATTACACTCAGAAacggctctgtgtcggtgtttTCCGTGAGCTGAGCAGGACTCACCGCTTTGAACGCAGCGAGGTTGTTCTCTGCTTCTTCTTTCTGAAGAATCTCCTCCTGCAGTCTGAAGAACACCAAGATGCAGGAAAGGATTTTGAATCGTTAACTCAGACACtttagtacgacggagtattagggccaaactaagacaaaaaaaattggaaattacgagaataaagtcgtaaaattacgagaataaagtcgtaaaattatgagaataaagtcatagcctaatgtatgagaataaagtcgtaatattacgacttttttctcgcaacaatatgactttaatcttgtaattttacgactttattctcgtaatattacgactttattctcgttatattacgactttattctcgtaattttacgactttattctcgtaatattatgactttattctcataatattacgactttattctcataatattacgactttattctcgtaattttacgactttattctcgtaattttacgactttattctcgtaatattacgactttattctcgtaatattacgactttattctcataatattacaactttattctcgtaacattaggctatgactttattctcgtaattttacgactttattctcgtaatattatgactttattctcataatattacgactttattctcataatattacgactttattctcgtaattttacgactttattctcataatattacgactttattctcgcaacattaggctatgactttattctcgtaattttacgactttattctcgtaatattacgactttattctcgtaattttgcgactttattctcgtaatttccaaaataaatttcgtcttagtttggccctaatactccgtcgtactttaGACATCTAATAAACAACTTTAACTTTTACTCTCTCAGGAATATTTAGGATATatttatgatttttaaatgaatgtttcagtaagaTTGTGTTTGGAGTTGGAGGATTTATCATAAACAGAATAATGAACTTATGTGGTGCATATTTGTcagttaaaaataaatgaaacaagtACATAATgacaaatgtatgtatttatcaTCTATTTAATCCAAATAGATGGAATTTCCACATGTAATTTAAATACATAAATCTTACAATTAGGCCTAAATCTTTCTGAGTGTGGGATGTGTCTACAATCAGATCATATCTTCCTCAAAACTGACTTTATGTTCCACTTAATTCAGCCACAACTCACAACTACAGTCTAAACTGTCTGAGGAGCACATTGAAGGATGTTTTATGGTCTTATTAAATCTGTGCGGACATGCAGAAGACACAACTCAACAGC encodes:
- the LOC133425359 gene encoding desmin-like, whose protein sequence is MSSYRSSAQTSSYRRTFGHGNPASSSLNRSLLGHGGVGGGGQVISRVYESTRTSSAPGYCISSGYGRPLVTSRASAGRSYAGMGETLNFSLADAVNREFLSTRTNEKAELQHLNDRFASFIEKVRFLEQQNQVLTVEVERLRGREPTRIADLYEEELDELRRQMEIMSNQRSRIEVERDNLADDLDKLKLRLQEEILQKEEAENNLAAFKADVDAATLARLDLERRVETLQEEVAFLKKIHAEEIRELQAQMQESQVQIQMDLSKPDLTAALRDIRAQYEGIAAKNITEAEEWYKSKVLDLNQAVSKNNEALNQARQETMEFRHQIQAYTCEIDSLKGTNESLMRQMRDMEDRHGREATGFQDTIARLEADIANMKDEMARHLREYQDLLNVKMALDVEIATYRKLLEGEESRIALPLQTCSTLSFRESNPEHHHRSSELHSKKTVVIKTVETREGEVVSD